CCCGCAGCGCCGCGATCAGCTGCCGCGTCACCGCCTCGGCGGGCGGCTCGCTCCAGCGCCGGTAGTGGTAGGGACCGGCGCGCACGTCGCCCTCGCGCCACGCGATCTCGCGGCGATCGAGGAAGCTGCGCGCCGTGAGCGGTCGCACCCGCAACGCGGGCAGCTTCGCGGCGGGCGCATCGGCGGGCGCATCGGCGGGCGCGGACGGGGGCGCCGCGGCGGCCACGCCATCCGCCGGCCGCGCGAGCAGCGTCGACGGCGGCAACGGCGCGAGCAGGAACTCCTCGATCGGCGGCGACGTATTCCGGCAGCCACCGCTCGCCGCGGCGAGCANNNNNNNNNNGCGCCACGCGCGCGCGCGCCCCCACCCGCGCTCCCCGGTCCGCTCTCGCCCGCTCCGCCCCATCACGAG
This window of the Candidatus Hydrogenedentota bacterium genome carries:
- a CDS encoding membrane integrity-associated transporter subunit PqiC, which encodes LAAASGGCRNTSPPIEEFLLAPLPPSTLLARPADGVAAAAPPSAPADAPADAPAAKLPALRVRPLTARSFLDRREIAWREGDVRAGPYHYRRWSEPPAEAVTRQLIAALR